DNA from Ictidomys tridecemlineatus isolate mIctTri1 chromosome 12, mIctTri1.hap1, whole genome shotgun sequence:
AATGATGGAGTATTTATATGTACCAGGAACTATGCTTAGGACTTTAATATACAATTTCACTGACCATTAATTAAATACTTTCCAGTGAAATTTATAGCTTTTAAGAACTATAAGGCAATTTGTGAGGCTAACACAAAAAGGTAACATATTAGTAGTTTAATATTATTAGTTCCTCCATCACTAGAGAGGTAGGCTTTAACCTCAATCATTCATCTTTGCCATTATAAATAGATATGACAAATTAGATTATCAGACAAAGTGATACTTAATGTTTATAAAATCTTCATTATGCAAAGTAAATTGAAAATGTCCAGCATTTTGATCTATAGAAaactggccctgaacttgcaacTTCTGAAGGTGAAATATTGACATGATTGCTATCTCACTTAAAGCTTTCACAAATTTTTGTTCagcaaggggaaaaaagcaaaattaaaatttaaaaaagatcataaagaaatgcaaacatttttctttctcttttcagtcCTCTCAACTTAAACTGAAGGACTGTTTCCTCAAATGTCTTAAGACCATGTGTGCATTACTGAATCATGATCACTACTTAATGTATTTACAGGGTTATAATCACAACAGACAACTTACATTCTGCCATTTATATCACCTACAGTATAATctagatgagaaaaagaaatatttaccaAATTACCTGCTACTGCTGTTATTCTTCTTGGATTTATTCCTCCGTTTTAAGGCATCTCTGTCCTTGTTATTGTATGGTAACATGGAGGCATAACCATGTTCAGCTTCTAGAAAACCGGAGGATCCAGTTAATGAATGAGCCTAGAACATTTAATACTCCATCCCTTTCACAGTTTcccccttttcatttatttatttatctttaaaagaatACTGTGGAAATAACTAAACAGAGCAAGGTGGAATTCTgagaacaatgatttttttttttaattgtgtgaaTACCCTTAGTTCCAAGCAGGTGTAAAAGAAGATTCCAGTTGCTCATTGTTGAGAAAGACACAGCAAGTGGCTAAGCTCGCCGAGCTTTGGTCGCCCATTAGCAATGTCCAGCAGGTTGGTGTGGATTAAGTGGGAGCAACCTCAGGCGAAGGTGCGGGGCGAACCCCGACCCGGGGCCAGGCGAGACACTGCTCCTCGGCTTGGGAGACAGGGCGCCGGCCCACTTGGGGGCTGGCGGGCACCAGCGCAGGTGAGGTAAATCAGAGGGGACTGGCTGAGAAGGCTCTGGGCAACCCTACTCgcaagggggtggggaggaggttgTGCCCAGGACCTGGGGGACAGCAGCTTCTTTCTCACCCCCATTCATTGCTTTTGGGGCAGCAGAGGCCTCCTTTCAGAGCGCGCGTGGGGAAAGCCGGAGGGGTTGGGAGCGCTCGCGGTCGCGCTCTCGGCGCCTCCAACCACCCCCGGAGAGGCTGGGCTCCCTGACCCACCGCCCAGTCCCTCAGGACCCCCGGCCCCGGCTCGGGCCAGACGCCTCCCAGTCCCCGTGCACCTCTCTCCCGCCGCTCCAGATAGTCGGCCGCCTCCAGCAGCATCTGGATGTTCATCCGAACCGCCGCCGCCATTCTGCACCGGGGGCCGGAGCCACGGGACCAACCCCCACTGCCCACAGGCTCGCCGCGGCCGCCGGACACCCGCGCCCCGCTGTGGACCCCGCGGAGCAGGGCTGAAGGAGCCACTGGCGAACACGCTCgccgggagggggagggggccagTGAGCTGGGCACCGCCGACACGGTGACAGAACCCGGAGCAGAGCAGCAGCCGCCACCGCCGCGGAGTGTTTATCCCCGACTCACcatccccccgcccccagccccttCTCTTGACAGGCCCGCTTCGGCTGCGTTCCTCATTGGGCACCCTAAAGAATACCCCGCCCCTGGCCTTGTGCGATTGGGAGAGGACACCACAGCTCCGCCCCGCAAAGTCCGCTCCTCTCGGTGGTTGGTCACGCTTGACAAGGCCCGGGCTCCACCCCCCTCTTTCCAATTGGTGACAGGATTCGCAACTCCGCCTCGTGCTTTTTCCCTGTTTTCCATTGGTTCTATACCGACAACCGGGCCCCCTTTTGCTTTGTTAGTATTGGCCAAGAGCTGTAGAAGGCTAGCCACTTCACCTGCCTCCCATTGGTGGAGCCTTCGGACACCTCCCAGCTACGATGATGTCACCTTTCTCCAGGTCCGGTGAGCCCTGAGTGGCTGGTGGCCAGCGGCCTCGCTACTCCTCCTCAGGTCTGGCATTGGCTGGAAATGGCTGGCCCCGGCGCTGGGTGGTGCTGATTCACCGGCCGCGGCGGAGTTAGGCTCCGCCCGACCCCTCCCGGTCCTGCCTCTGACCTGTTGCGAGTCCTGTCTCTGGGGAAAACTTCGAGGACCTGCCAAGTGTCCCTCGAATGGAAGGCTGGCACCTCGCGTCACCTGGGAGCTCATCCCCGCTCGGGTTCGGGACCGGAGCCTTTGGTCTGGTGGCTGTGACCCCGGAGGCCCCCGGCTTTTCCAGAATCTGGCAGCCGTGAACCCCCAGCGCATCCTCAAGGGAGGGAGAGCTTcatcagcaactcagcaagtggCCGGTGGGCCTGGGGCTCCAGAGGGCGCCACGTGACTAAGGGGCTGGAAGAAAAAAGCTTGGCGGGTGTAAAACGCCACCCAGCGTTTTTTCTATTCTCAGGAAGCGCTGGAATCCGGCTGCGGTACACGGAATTGAGTTTCTCTCCGAAGGCGCTTACCTCCCCCGCCCTGCCCCGGGAGAGTGGTGGCAGAATTACTCTTATCACGCAAGTGGGTCTTAAGAGCTCAGAAATTAAAGTTGAAGCTGAGTAAGCTGAACCCCAAGATTCTTTGGCCTAAATCTCTTTTAAGgttttcccttcccttttaatTCTAGATAAAAACAGGAAGGCTGCAGGAAGGTGTGTTTGTGTGAGGAGTGGTACCAATATAAATGCTTActataatattatgtataaaaacCAAAAGTTTAGGATTGTTCCATAAACCTCATCAAGATTTTTGAAATGAAAGCTCTCTGGAGACTCAAGTAATGTACATTGTTTCACATAATGACATTTCCTTTAAGTTGGGAGTCCTCAAGGTTGAAATGAgtaaagcatgatttttttttaataaaatgtattttttgttgCCAATATGTGATAGTAATAGCTTACTGTATTACATATGTTATTTCTAATTCTCAATATAATCCCAAGAGGTAGGTTGTATTAATTACCTACATTTTGCACATGAAGAGACAGACCCAGCTAGGCTAAATGATTTTCCTCATCCTCCATTCAGCTGCAGAGATGGGAGCTGAACCTAGGTTTGTCGTACCCACAGCCCTGGCTACTAATCCCCAGGTGTTAGTTGTACTAAAGACATGCAGAAAAAGATTTCCAGATTGAGTCACAAAACACTGATACTCAAGCTCTGGGtaaagagaaagacaaatgtGTAAATACAATTGTGGTGggaaatttttaaagtgttttttttttaatggttcatAAATCCAttaaaattgaacaaattaaTTAGGATAAACATGTAATAAACCAAGACTGACATGTAGGAAACACATTTTCTAGGTTTAATggttaattagaaaaaattatgaaaacagtAATTAAATAACACATACTGAAAGTAAGCTTTTCAAGAAGGTATAAAGTTGAAAATGAGAATGGGGACATAATAGTTTCGCAGAGTATTTTGAAGTGCatgttatttgtaaaataaatttgaaaaaaatcaacaaaatgcaATCCTATTAAAGTATCCAGCCTGATATACtagaaatattttgatttccttatcatttttaattttacatatacttttatatttaatcCACTCCTATTTCTCAATATCATGACTTTTCCCACTAGAATCTCCCTGATTGAAAATCACTtttctgggctgggaatgtggctcaggcggtagcgcgctcacctggcatgcgtgcggcccgggttcgatcctcagcaccacataccaacaaagatgttgtgtccgccgagaactaagaaataaacattaaaaaaaaattctctctctctctctcctctctcactctctctttaaaaaaaaagaaaatcactttctttttttaaagatgggcCTGGGAATTTGAAATTGAGTCAGAAGAGAGCAAATAAGTAACTCGGACACCAATGATTCTAACTTAAAAACTCTAAACAAAATTACTAAATTGTGTACATAAACATCAGagaataaaactaagaaaataaatgtaccaTTTTTGTTCTATGGAGGTAGAACAGATCATCAATTAGCAACACCAACTAAGAACTATTATCAAGAACTTCAAAGAGTATTTGGTGCCATCTACTGGAAGTGAAACAGTAAGCAGAAAAAGGTTTTGAGGTTTAGGTTGTCCTCACCAACCCCTATCCAACCccctggaaattattttaaacaatgaacCTAAATTTTCTGaccagaattttaaataaaaagttatgtGTAACAGCATAAACATGAGATGAAAATAGTTTATATCTCGGAGTATATATCAAGATAAAAACTATTAGAATTGGGTAGTTAGAAatggagaaatataaaatataacatcaaATAATTTTGACTGAGTGCCAGGGGCAGGAATaagaccctggggctggggacacagatcatttggtacagtgcttgcctatgggtttaatccccagcaccaaaacaaaacaaaacaaaacaaagcaaacaaacaaacaaaaaacaactaagACCATGTCTTTTCCTCCTTTAGTAAAGGGCTTATACTCCAGGTTAGTATAGGAATAGTTAAAAAGTAAATACCAATGCTAAGCAGCAGGTTCATTATATGCTATGGGAGTTAGGACTGAGGGATGCTACTTCAACCAGTACCTCAGAATGGAAGGGAAGACAACTGTTGTTACTGGTAATCCTTAAGTGTCTAAAATGTTCTAAAACCAGGAATTAAAACCCCCTATTTGTAACAAGAGTTTGGCACTTTCAAACCACCAagacattaaaatgaattttgttttattataagtTTCTGAAGAATTGAGTTTTGTTCCTTGCAGTGTAAAAAGTCAGCTTATGTTTTGATACCaagccctccccccccccttttttttttttttttttgtggctggaCACTTCAGTATCATGACACCCAATATTATgatattaagttttaaaactctgctttgcAAAAATTAGTCACACTATAAGTATCTGTGATTCTAAAAATAGAacaatggattaaaaactgtAATAAAAAGGGGCTAGGGGTTAGCTCAGTGGAAGACATTTGTCTAGCACACTCAAGGCTCCGagtttgatacccagcaccatgtgcaaaccaccaccaacaaaacaataaaaccaacACCAACCTGTGATATACACATTACACAAAATATGGCAACAggtttcttagtttttttttcttaaaaaggtaGGTTTACATGTATAAATGGCACAGAAAGATCTCTAAGGCATCATGTTGAGTAAACaattaagttataaaataatccctacatattatttatttttttaagaaaacccGAAACTatgtattttccttattttctaaatTCTACTACATACAAAGATGTAAAAACCAAGGAAGGACACATGCAAAGGATTAACAATAAAGAAGAGGCAATAGGATTATGACTACTGTTCAAAGGGATTAACTTTGTcccaatgttttaaattatttacaagaaaaatgtatccatttcttacTTGGGTAATAGAGGTTAAATTAAAAATCAGGGaaagtaattaaatttaaaaagattacagAACTATATTCACAAATTCAACAGACTCTTATTCCGAGTGTTTTACTCTATGGCAGGTACTATGTGGTGCTGGAGCTATAGCAGAGAATAATACCAGCCCCAATTCTCAGAGCTCACTGTCTAATAGGACAACCAGACAGTAATAAATGAATACAGGTTATGTCAGGCAGTGATAGGTGCcataaagaaaagcaaggaagATTTGGAGACCAGATAGAGAATTTGGAACCCTCATATACTAATGGAGAGAATGTAAAAAACAGTGCAGCTACTTTGCAAAACCATTTGTGACAGAGTTCAAAACTTTCAACAGTTACTATATATAAACCACTAATGCCACTCCTAGGTATGTATTCAGgagattggaaaaaaattatgttcatACAAAAACTTGTATGAATATGCATGCAGTATTCACAAAAATAgaatcaacctaaatgtccatctaCAGATTAATTATAAACAAAACAGTGGTATTATCTCttgaatggaatattattcagtcattaaaaatgaactgtgtactgataaatacaaatgagtgaaccttgaaaacatgccaAGTCAAAGAGACCaaacacaaaaggacaaataatgtatgattccacttatgtaTCATGTCCATAATAGGTACATCTACAGACAGAAAATGCATTAGTGGTTTCCAGGTAAAGAGGCAGGGGAGTAAAGGTGTGATTATTAATGGGTATGGGGATTTTTTTAGGGGTGATGAAAATGATCTAGAATTAGTGATGATGGATGCATAACTCTGAActgtaaactttttaaaagggTACATTTTATGGTTTGTGAATTTtacctcaaaaaaattttttggggggtactgggtattgaacccaggggtactttaccactgagatacattcctatccttttttatttttcattctaaggcagggtctcactaagttgcctaagccctcgctaaattgctgaggctggcttgctatctcaaaattttaatggtcaaaaaaaaaaaaaaaaaaaaaaagcccagggcaggggctggggtggtggctcagcagcagagcgctcaCCTCCCATAagaaagaccctgggttcgatcctcagcaccacataaaaataaataagtgaaataaaagtattgtctaggcaggaggatcaaaatttcaaggTTTGCCTAGCAAGTTCACAAgaccttatcttaaaataaaaataaaggactggagtagtgtacagtggcacacacctgtaatcccagtgactcaggatgctgaggcaggaaaatcaacagttcaaagccagcctcaataacttagtaaACTCCTAAGAAActttgcaagactctgtctctaaataaaatataaaaagggcaggggatgtggctcactggttaaggcccctggtttaatccccagtataattaataaataaataaaagggctggggatgtgcttcagtggttaagtgatccCCTGGGTTAAATGtccaatcacacacacacatacacaaataaataaagaaggatAAAAGGATAGAGAGTTAAGAGAACTTGCTATTTTGGTAAGGATGGGTCAGGAATGACTTGAGTTTGAGCAGAGACCTGAGCAATGTAAAGTAGCAAATCTAGGAAGTGGGAAAACAtttcagaaggaagagaaagtGGACAGACTCCAGGGGCTGGAATATGCCTGGTCTCAAAAGAACAGCAAGGAGGATAACTGACTGAAATGAGCAAGGGGATGAGGCTATGAAATCCAGAGTCCAGGTCAGGTAGAGGTCTCTAGACCACAGGTAAGACTTTCTTCTGAATAATAGAAAATCACTGGACCCAGAAGAAATGTATACTGATGCACATTTTAAAAGGTTTGTCTCAGTTGCTGGGTGTAAAATAAACAGGAAGGGTGGAAAGAGGGAGAACAATTAGGAGGTTATTGTAATAATTCAACAAGAGATGACTTGGACTAGCATGGGTGCTGAGAAGTGGTCAGATTCAAAACATCAAAAGGATTTGCCAATGAATCACATGTGGGGCAAAGGAGTCAGGATGATCCCAGGACTTTAGTCTGATGAAGAAgtaaatgaggggctggggatgtggctcaagcggtagcgcgctcgcctggcatgcgtgcggcccaggttcgatcctcagcaccacatacaaacaaagatgttgtgtccgccaataactaaaaaataaatactaaaaaaaaattaaaaaataaaataaaaaaaaaaagaagtaaatgaaaGGGTCACTGACTGAGATGCCTCAGAGAAAAACACTAGGCATGGAAATGAGAGTTCAGTTTGCTTAATCTTAAATTTGAGGTGCCTAATAATTTAGGTGCATATAAGAGACTGTAATTCAGTAAAATGATCAGGCTGGAAGTATAAATTTGAGATTCAGGGCAGAAGATGTTTGAAGTCACATGGATGAATGACTCACCAAGGCAAAGTGGAAAGTCTAAGGACTTGAGCCATGGAGCACCCTAATATTTAGATAACTGGGAACAGACGATTTATGTTCTCTATATGGCAGGAGCCTGTTAGAGGAAGAAGACAGGATGTTTCACCTTTATTATTCTTCCAGAATTATATGACTGAATAGACAAAAGTTCCTTTGAACCAAGACTTCTAGGTGTCTTCTctggatttttaaagatttcctaTTTTCCCTGTATCTTTAGTACTGCCTCCTTATTAACCTATAAGGTTCTCTCAGATTATTTGTTTACAAAATGTCCTGCCCTAAGGATCTCAAGTCAGTTCTCTACTAACACCACAATAAAATGATAATCTAAAAATACACAATTTGTTTtggatatattattttattctagatCTGGCTTCCCAGTTTAAAACAATTAGGTTTGCCTTCCTTAGATACACACAAATATGATTGGCAACAGACTCTGTCATGGATAATTTACAAATACACGGTATTTTGGTGGGTGAAAGCATGGGGGACTATTTAGCTGTTTGGTAGAAAGTTCAAGTAAAATAACCCAACTGTCTTTGAGTTGGTGACAATTGTGCAAAGAGTACCTGAAGTTGTGCAACTGAGGTAGCACATTCAAGTATTTAAGTAGGTAGTATAAATGTCAATAGTGTCTGCCTTTGTGGTCTGAAGACCCTTAGCTTTCTCCTCTGAGAAATAGACAATAGCACCCTCTCTATCTCATGAGGACTAAGTAAACTAAAATGCCATGTACACTGCAACACACAGTGCAGGAAcattactattattttctttacagAGAACCAACTTGCCAGAAAGATTCTAAAAAATTTCAATTGGTGGTCAAATTTCAGATGTaataaggatttaaaaatttAGCCAAACACTTGTAAAATCATGTATGTACAAGGATAATCACTGCAAAACTGTTTTTAACATAGCAAAAGTTTAAACAGGGGATAAGTTAAATAAACTATGGTCCATCCTACAATGGACTATAACAGCCTttattagcttttcatcactgtgacaaaataactgagaaaaaaaacttaaggagaaaagattcattttggctcatgcaGAGATTTCAGTCAGTGTTTGCTTGGCCCCTAGGTTGAAGCAGGAAGCAAAAAAATTGCTCACCTCCTGGTAGATGGGAAGCAGAGACAAAGGAGGGTAAGGCTTGGGACCAACCTCTTTCAGCTAGGTCTCATCTCCTAAAGTTTCTATTACTTCCCTATAGCACCATCAGttggaccaagtcttcaacacatgagcctttggggacgttccagatccaaactggaatagcctttaaaaaaaaggcaatgtttgggctgtggctgtggcttagtggtagtgcacttgcctggcatgtatgagacactgggtttgattctcagcactgcatataaataaattaataaaataaaggtctatcaacaacttaaaaaaatcaaattaaaaaaagggcaattttatatatatcaatAAGAAATAATCTTGAGATGATACACTAGAGTAAGCGAACAAAAGCTAGGTGCAGAACAGTATACAAAGTTTATATCTATTTTAATAacaagatatgtgtgtgtgtgtgaaatatcTCTGAATGGATACACAATTAACTCACCACTAAATACTTTTTGTAAACATCTGAAATGTGTTCCATGCATTTGTAGTAGTTACTACAAAGAATAGAATTTaaactggacacagtggcacaggcctgtaatcccagcagctcaggaggctgaggcaggaggattgcaaattaaaagcaagcttcagcaacttagcgaggaactcagcaactcagtgagactctgtctctaaataaaatatttgtaaatagggtgggggatgtggctcagtggttaagcacccctgggttcaatcctcagtatccccccaataaataaacaaacaaataaacaaaatccagCCACAGAGACTCAAACACCAGCAAGACATGAAACAGAATGGGTGATGGCTATTATCTTtgataaagataataaataataattaaataataataaata
Protein-coding regions in this window:
- the LOC120884866 gene encoding uncharacterized protein LOC120884866; amino-acid sequence: MFIRTAAAILHRGPEPRDQPPLPTGSPRPPDTRAPLWTPRSRAEGATGEHARREGEGASELGTADTVTEPGAEQQPPPPRSVYPRLTIPPPPAPSLDRPASAAFLIGHPKEYPAPGLVRLGEDTTAPPRKVRSSRWLVTLDKARAPPPSFQLVTGFATPPRAFSLFSIGSIPTTGPPFALLVLAKSCRRLATSPASHWWSLRTPPSYDDVTFLQVR